From a single Myxocyprinus asiaticus isolate MX2 ecotype Aquarium Trade chromosome 47, UBuf_Myxa_2, whole genome shotgun sequence genomic region:
- the LOC127436777 gene encoding uncharacterized protein LOC127436777, whose translation MQKISGGMVQRAMKFAIPRILREPTDHSSNCYFCMVDPSKCRTGKNAPDITYPDLPSSFAPVPHCHELPVPTPPEREQLPLEESSESESEEDVVDPDDNFRGGAEERNPYYPNQKDLNDLIRDLGLTKSSAELLMSRLKQWNLLDESVQVADQRKRHQPFSCFFTRQDGLCFCYNVTTLFEAIGIACNQNEWRLFIDGSSRSLKAVLLHNGNNYPSLPLAHLVHLKEDYNSIKALLDALKYDEYIWGLIRESDLQYNRKSRKTTHF comes from the exons atgcaaaaaatctctGGAGG gatggtacagagagccatgaagttcgctatcccaagaattttgcgggaacccactgaccactcaagcaactgctacttctgtatggtggacccttccaaatgtcggactggcaagaatgcaccagatatcacgtatccggaccttccttcgtccttcgccccggtgccacactgccatgagctccccgtacccactcctccggagagagagcagctgcCTTTAGAAGAGAGTAGCGAGTCAGAAAGCGAGGAAGACGTTGttgatccagatgacaatttcagaggtggagctgaggagagaaacccatactaccccaaccaaaaagacctcaacgacttgattagagatcttggtctcaccaagtccagtgccgagcttttgatgtctaggctcaagcagtggaacttgttggatgaaagtgtgcaagtcgcagatcagaggaagcgtcaccaaccatTTTCctgcttcttcacccgtcaagatgggctctgcttctgctaCAATGTGACCactctgttcgaggcaatcggaatcgcctgtaaccagaatgagtggcgcctcttcattgacggctcatccaggagcctcaaagccgtgctgctccataatggtaacaactacccgtctcttcccctggctcacttggTTCACCTCAAAGaagattacaacagcatcaaggccttgctggatgccttgaagtatgatgagtacatttgggggctgattcgtgaaagtgatttacaatataatcgtaaatctcgaaaaactactcacttctaa